The following proteins come from a genomic window of Sorghum bicolor cultivar BTx623 chromosome 3, Sorghum_bicolor_NCBIv3, whole genome shotgun sequence:
- the LOC8082367 gene encoding universal stress protein PHOS34, whose amino-acid sequence MAANPSIGADVPAAPAAVRLSSAAQAAAIQPSSPRFFFSSLAGTNPASPHRRIAIAVDLSDESAFAVKWAVQNYLRPGDAVVLLHVRPTSVLYGADWGSIPVSVADEADAAEDAAAAAVEGGPSEEELQKKREEDYDAFTSTKAQDLAQPLVDAQIPFKIHVVKDHDMKERLCLEAERLGLSAMIMGSRGFGASRKGGKGRLGSVSDYCVHHCVCPVVVVRYPDDAAGAGGDAAGATDELHTVPEDEPVYHDAPEVQKEN is encoded by the coding sequence ATGGCGGCCAACCCCTCCATCGGCGCTGACGTCCCCGCGGCCCCGGCGGCGGTGCGGCTCTCGTCGGCGGCGCAGGCGGCCGCGATCCAGCCCTCCTCCCCgcgcttcttcttctcctcgctGGCCGGGACCAACCCGGCCTCCCCGCACCGGCGCATCGCCATCGCCGTCGATCTCTCCGACGAGTCCGCCTTCGCCGTCAAGTGGGCCGTGCAGAACTACCTCCGCCCCGGGGACGCCGTCGTGCTGCTCCACGTGCGCCCCACCTCCGTGCTCTACGGCGCCGACTGGGGCTCCATCCCGGTCTCCGTCGCTGACGAGGCTGACGCGGCcgaggacgccgccgccgccgccgtcgagggCGGGCCCTCCGAGGAGGAGCTGCAGAAGAAGCGGGAGGAGGACTACGACGCCTTCACCTCCACCAAGGCGCAAGACCTCGCGCAGCCGCTGGTCGACGCCCAGATCCCCTTCAAGATCCACGTCGTCAAGGACCACGACATGAAGGAGCGCCTctgcctcgaggcggagcgcctTGGCCTCTCCGCTATGATCATGGGGAGCCGCGGTTTCGGGGCATCCCGGAAAGGTGGCAAGGGGAGGCTTGGGAGTGTCAGTGATTACTGCGTACACCACTGTGTATGCCCCGTTGTGGTTGTTCGCTACCCTGATGATGCTGCAGGTGCCGGTGGAGATGCAGCAGGGGCGACAGATGAGTTGCACACTGTACCAGAGGACGAACCTGTTTATCACGATGCGCCTGAGGTGCAGAAAG